In a genomic window of Nomascus leucogenys isolate Asia chromosome 4, Asia_NLE_v1, whole genome shotgun sequence:
- the LOC100586993 gene encoding olfactory receptor 5B2 — MLMENCTEVTKFILLGLTNVPELQIPLFILFTFIYLLTLCGNLGMMLLILMDSCLHTPMYFFLSNLSLVDFGYSSAVTPKVMAGFLRGDKVISYNACAVQMFFFVALATVENYLLASMAYDRYAAVCKPLHYTTTVTASVGAHLALGSYVCGFLNASFHTGGIFSLSFCKSNLVHHFFCDVPAVMALACSDKHTSEVILVFMSSFNIFFALLVIFISYLFIFITILKMHSAKGHQKALSTCASHFTAVSIFYGTVIFIYLQPSSSHSMDTDKMASVFYAMIIPMLNPVVYSLRNREVKSAFKKVLRRQKFL, encoded by the coding sequence ATGCTGATGGAGAATTGTACAGAAGTGACAAAGTTCATTCTTCTAGGACTAACCAATGTCCCAGAACTACAGATCCCCCTCTTTATCTTGTTCACCTTCATCTACCTCCTCACCCTGTGTGGGAACCTAGGGATGATGTTGCTGATCCTGATGGACTCTTGTCTCCACACCCCCATGTACTTTTTCCTCAGTAACCTGTCTCTGGTGGACTTTGGATACTCCTCAGCTGTCACTCCCAAGGTCATGGCTGGGTTCCTTAGAGGAGACAAGGTCATCTCCTACAATGCATGTGCTGTTCAGATGTTCTTCTTTGTAGCCTTGGCCACGGTGGAAAATTACTTGTTGGCCTCAATGGCCTATGACCGTTATGCAGCAGTGTGCAAACCCCTGCACTACACCACCACTGTGACGGCCAGTGTAGGTGCTCATCTGGCCCTAGGCTCATACGTCTGTGGCTTCCTAAATGCCTCATTCCACACTGGGGGCATATTCAGTCTCTCTTTCTGTAAATCCAATCTGGTACATCACTTTTTCTGTGATGTTCCAGCAGTCATGGCTCTGGCTTGCTCTGATAAACACACTAGTGAGGTGATTCTGGTTTTTATGTCAAGCTTTAATATCTTTTTTGCTCTTTTAGTTATCTTTATCTCCTATTTGTTCATATTCATCACCATCTTGAAGATGCATTCAGCTAAGGGACACCAAAAAGCATTGTCCACCTGTGCCTCTCActtcactgcagtctccatcttCTATGGGACAGTCATCTTCATCTACTTGCAGCCCAGCTCCAGCCACTCCATGGACACAGACAAAATGGCATCCGTATTCTATGCTATGATCATCCCCATGCTGAACCCTGTGGTCtacagcctgaggaacagagAAGTCAAGAGTGCATTCAAGAAAGTGTTGAGAAGGCAAAAATTTCTATAA